The sequence below is a genomic window from Lolium perenne isolate Kyuss_39 chromosome 4, Kyuss_2.0, whole genome shotgun sequence.
ATAAATCAAGGGCAGCCGCTGCATTTCATATTTCGTTTGAATGACTGTTAAAAATCCGAAATCTTAGGTACTTGCACAGTGTGTAGTAAGTAGTGGCACAATGGAGACTTTATTAAGCATCAAGATATATCTTATTTGAACTTATACAAGAAAGAGTTTGTGATCACTTTTTTGTTCGTCTTTTAAGCCTGTCGGTGTCACACTACCCGTGTGTGAGCCTTCACATTAGAAGAGCTTGAATGCATTGTTTGTTGTTACCAACAGAGATATTTTGTGTAATGATGGAACGCCCCCAACAATATACTTATCATTCAGTGAATAGACTGGCTATTGATGTTTTTTTTCAAAAAGAAATAACAGTGATGAATTATTAAGTTGCCACTGGCTGCGCTTTATTATCTGAACTCTCAAGTACTGGGCAGGTGCTTTTCCGCATGACATTTCTTTCTGCATAATCTCTGGTTTGGAGAAACATCTATAATCTCTCATGGCTATGGTGCTTTGCGCATGGTTTACCTGCCCGTCCGAGTCCGGGACATTCTTGTGCCATGCGAACATGCCCATCCTCTCtaagagaaaattttctttgcacGTGCCACCAAAAAGAAACTTTATTCCTATCTTGTCTTCTACTTTCGGGATGAATCAAAGAGCCAAACAGGCCTTAAGAAAGAAGATGACTCTCAGAAATCAAATATAGTAAGACAGACAAACAAAAGTCCCGCACATTGATAAAAGTAGTCTCTCCTGTTCAAAATAATTGCCGAAAAACTATATCCGCTTTTCGGCACTTATTTTGAACTGGAGGGAGTATAAGAATTAGGTAAAGAGCGATTAACGTACGTACTATCATTGAGCAACAAAATGGAATCCATCAGCAAATAGTGTTGCAGGCTTGCGGCGCAGTACTACTCATCATTAACAACTACTGGTACTTGCAAGTTTTTCCAGGACATCGGCAACAACAGAGGGAGAATTCGCCTTTAGCTCTCTGTAGCCGCCGGTTGCCAGCACAGCCTTCAGGACTCCAGGAGACGCGATGTAGTCTACACAGAAAGCCTTGAGCTGTGGGCTATGGTGCCGGTCGGCCAGCTCCAGCGTGCCCGCAGCATTCTCCACGTCGATGGTCTCGCTCAACGCGCTCTCGCACAGAAGCCTCATCCTCTCCAGGTCGTACCGGTCCGCCGCTGCAAGCCAATCGCAAATCATCTCTCTACGGCTCTCCTTGGAACAACCAACAGCAGCTTCTCTGAGACCTGGGTAGTTGGTAGACTGACTCAGCAGgagatcgtcgtcgtcgtcgtcctcgacaGGCGGCAAGCTGTCCGTGTAAATGAAATGGAGAACGGCCTCAAAGGTCGCCGGTTTCAAGTCGTGGATTCTCACGTGGCGGCCACCGTCGCTGCCGCCGTGGTTGTCCGCCAGTAAGCCGTAGAACTGGGCGCTGAAGACCGGCGACCGCATCGCGAACACCACCTTGTGCGCGTCGTAGTCGTTCTGTCCAACCTGAAAGGTCACGTCCGACCCTTGCTTGCTGTCCAGGAGCTGCGCAAGATCCTGGCAGATACCGGAGGGTGGCACTGTGATGAAATAGGGTCTG
It includes:
- the LOC127346900 gene encoding BTB/POZ and MATH domain-containing protein 3-like; protein product: MAAAPSASPSPTDAPLSLSHTMSMHSTEFVRGSHQFSIAGYTLHKRIGVEKSVRSGAFEVGGYSWTVRCYPAGFTNEQEGYISLFLELLSTDVDKITVIFSFEIKGPVGNSFEQSRVWNDFTRNHKSWGFRKFAKIESLESKYLMNDCLTIRCTVEVQKESRTGATRPYFITVPPSGICQDLAQLLDSKQGSDVTFQVGQNDYDAHKVVFAMRSPVFSAQFYGLLADNHGGSDGGRHVRIHDLKPATFEAVLHFIYTDSLPPVEDDDDDDLLLSQSTNYPGLREAAVGCSKESRREMICDWLAAADRYDLERMRLLCESALSETIDVENAAGTLELADRHHSPQLKAFCVDYIASPGVLKAVLATGGYRELKANSPSVVADVLEKLASTSSC